In Alicyclobacillus macrosporangiidus CPP55, a single window of DNA contains:
- a CDS encoding DUF58 domain-containing protein: protein MKAAALLAGALAALVACWVFANLQGGFLPWFLFGTVAVLALYEGLTAWLPLRRVTVARRLSARRLSSGQPLTVQITVQRGIPWPLAWWRAADQLPAAWDGRATGAQQITLPLWGRTWTFTYRISHLPRGVYTLPGVLLEAGDLLGLLSRTRTCSCHEEIIVYPQVVPVRGWMGHRPEERGLQQATRRRSEESSNVIGVRDYAPGDRLSRVHWPATARRGVLQAKEFELHVTGQLAFLPDLSRRSFHRTDPSVFELEMVIAASLMKYAADARRPFTALFHRTGLTSLGPGADDALLFRCLFELALARPDGGVDFPTTLRRVAQEIPVGATLVVISPDIGREAAVAADLARRRVQMEWFVPLAGPALSHAQREGLAALAAARVDLHLIRTPEQLSDLRAGGVEHVAPV, encoded by the coding sequence ATGAAGGCGGCCGCACTGCTCGCCGGTGCCCTGGCGGCCCTCGTCGCCTGTTGGGTATTCGCCAATCTGCAAGGCGGGTTTCTGCCCTGGTTTCTGTTTGGCACCGTCGCGGTCCTCGCGCTGTATGAAGGGTTGACCGCGTGGCTCCCGCTGCGGCGGGTCACCGTGGCCCGCCGCCTATCGGCCCGCCGGCTGTCCAGCGGCCAACCGCTGACGGTGCAGATCACCGTCCAGCGCGGGATACCCTGGCCGTTGGCGTGGTGGCGGGCGGCCGACCAATTGCCGGCCGCGTGGGATGGACGAGCCACCGGGGCCCAGCAGATCACCCTGCCGCTGTGGGGTCGGACGTGGACCTTCACCTACCGGATCTCTCATCTTCCGCGGGGGGTGTACACCCTGCCCGGTGTACTGCTGGAAGCAGGCGATCTGCTCGGCCTGCTCAGCCGGACCCGGACTTGCTCGTGCCACGAGGAGATCATCGTCTATCCGCAGGTGGTTCCGGTGCGCGGTTGGATGGGCCACCGGCCCGAGGAGCGGGGGCTGCAGCAAGCCACTCGGCGGCGCAGCGAGGAATCGAGCAACGTCATCGGCGTGCGCGACTACGCGCCGGGCGACCGGCTGAGCCGCGTGCACTGGCCGGCAACCGCGCGGAGAGGGGTGCTGCAGGCCAAAGAGTTTGAGCTGCACGTCACCGGACAACTGGCATTCCTGCCCGACCTGTCCCGCCGTTCGTTTCACCGCACAGACCCGTCGGTGTTTGAATTGGAGATGGTGATCGCAGCGTCCTTGATGAAGTACGCGGCGGACGCCCGCCGCCCTTTTACGGCGCTGTTCCACCGCACCGGACTGACCTCCTTGGGGCCAGGGGCCGACGACGCGCTGCTGTTTCGCTGTCTGTTCGAGCTGGCCCTGGCCAGGCCCGATGGCGGCGTGGACTTTCCCACCACCCTCAGACGGGTCGCTCAGGAGATCCCGGTGGGGGCGACGTTGGTGGTGATCTCCCCGGACATCGGGCGGGAGGCGGCGGTGGCGGCTGACCTCGCGCGGCGGCGCGTGCAGATGGAATGGTTCGTGCCCCTGGCCGGCCCTGCGCTGAGCCACGCGCAGCGGGAGGGGCTGGCGGCGCTGGCCGCCGCCCGCGTGGATCTCCATCTCATCCGGACCCCGGAACAGCTCAGCGATCTTCGGGCGGGGGGTGTGGAACATGTGGCGCCTGTCTGA